From one Lolium rigidum isolate FL_2022 chromosome 4, APGP_CSIRO_Lrig_0.1, whole genome shotgun sequence genomic stretch:
- the LOC124650117 gene encoding 2-hydroxy-6-oxononadienedioate/2-hydroxy-6-oxononatrienedioate hydrolase-like, with protein MPAPPPPTGGRRWWKHRLSPTLARDRCYARSFRSAGLRQAAVPLPDGAVVHFWVPRPDPALRPVLLLHGFGANATWQWAPFLRPLLAAGLAPFVPDLVFFGDSASPAADRSPAYQASSVAAAMAALPGAPQRYTVVGVSYGGFVAYHLAHAFPAVVERLVLVAAGVCLEETDLAAGLFAVEDIKEAASLLLPQRPEDLRRLVGLTFCKPPKFMPSCFIRDYITVMCTENVKEKTELLYALISGRKLSDLPKINQQTLIIWGEQDRVFPLELGLRLQRHLGDTSELMIVKNAGHAINREKPAELCRLITNYIMDPSVKYRGSRKGCWKFALRRFAGASLRKMDSSRPLI; from the exons ATGCCTGCGCCACCACCGCCGACCGGCGGAAGGCGGTGGTGGAAGCACCGGCTGAGCCCCACGCTCGCACGGGACCGCTGCTACGCCCGTTCCTTCCGCTCGGCCGGGCTCCGCCAGGCGGCCGTGCCGCTTCCGGACGGCGCCGTCGTCCATTTCTGGGTCCCGCGCCCCGACCCGGCCCTGcgccccgtcctcctcctccatggcttCGGCGCCAACGCCACCTGGCAGTGGGCCCCCTTCCTCCGCCCGCTTCTCGCCGCCGGCCTCGCCCCTTTCGTGCCAGACCTCGTCTTCTTCGGCGACTCCGCCTCCCCTGCGGCCGACAGATCTCCGGCCTACCAGGCCTCCTCCGTCGCCGCTGCCATGGCTGCCCTCCCCGGCGCGCCCCAAAGGTACACCGTCGTTGGCGTCAGCTACGGTGGCTTCGTGGCCTACCACCTCGCCCACGCATTCCCGGCCGTGGTAGAGCGGCTCGTGCTCGTCGCGGCAGGTGTGTGCCTTGAGGAAACCGACCTCGCGGCGGGGCTGTTCGCCGTGGAGGATATCAAGGAGGCGGCCAGCCTGCTGCTGCCGCAGCGGCCGGAGGATCTCAGGAGGCTGGTGGGGCTCACCTTCTGCAAACCGCCAAAGTTCATGCCGTCCTGCTTCATCAGGGATTACATCACG GTTATGTGCACTGAAAATGTAAAAGAAAAGACCGAGTTGTTATATGCCTTGATTAGTGGCAGGAAGCTTTCAGACCTTCCTAAAATTAACCAG CAAACCTTGATAATTTGGGGAGAGCAAGATAGAGTGTTTCCATTAGAACTTGGCCTACGGCTGCAAAG ACATTTGGGAGATACATCGGAATTAATGATCGTCAAGAATGCTGGCCATGCCATAAACCGTGAAAAGCCAGCAGAGCTTTGCAGACTTATAACAAACTACATCATGGATCCCTCGGTTAAATACAGGGGTAGTCGCAAG GGATGTTGGAAGTTTGCATTAAGAAGATTTGCTGGGGCCAGCCTGAGGAAGATGGACTCGAGCCGACcattgatatga
- the LOC124650118 gene encoding uncharacterized protein LOC124650118, giving the protein MGFKEEQMKKVAVDVLAFAGVHVTTLQLYNHIRNWRTKWSVITKMKSNRILDWSEVGCCFYGGDEGAADKYIQRYPKHRQYVGTPITNYAQMKTIFTPRFVCKA; this is encoded by the exons atgggattcaaggaggagcagatgaagaaggtagccgtggatgttcttgcattcgctggcgtacatgtcaccactcttcagctgtacaaccacatcagaaactggaggacaAAGTGGAGCGTCATCACGAAGATGAAATCCAATCGCATTCTAGACTGGAGCGAAGttggttgctgcttctacggcggtgatgaagggGCGGCGGACAAGTACATCCAG CGGTACCCGAAGCACCGTCAGTACGTCGGCACCCCGATCACCAActacgctcagatgaagacgatcttcactccccggTTCGTCTGCAAGGCGTAG
- the LOC124650116 gene encoding uncharacterized protein LOC124650116, protein MAKISCFSTLLAGRRQKRVVAGTEKRGGGERPRVKPVEDSIHATPTAAPHVDKCGDKMEPRDVKIVSDVAAVVAHKGGDTDVMSPAKTDTRSDDFDFHPHQRPDGSDNHSAEKHATVTVPDDAEIANGGAVPDAVIVSGEEEEAAAAAAEVDPSAKLKRSCSNIETKRPVPRHATDMPARSRSYGDLKDLPGGVSTDTMSRGVPDASPASVKTSRTADRVMLKRRSSSQVLPSRSRKLWWRLFLWSHRNLHRPWSARPSDDAGAPGRHGGGYTSDTHEEPDRKNKKAMVDESPPPPVPNQWVAFCAENSLSDRVSAWVSSIDNECLRISEDDDDDNDKDQNMEQGDFVASPRAIVAGEPSGKENGKSKRCAAANEVAQANSIVQSLTAFSSVAHISGMGLKVMPMIAPFSSLRAVNLSSNFIVHISPGSLPKGLHSLDLSRNKIANVEGLRELTKLRVLNLSYNRISRIGHGLSNCTAIRELYLAGNKISDVEGLHRLLKLAVLDLGFNKLTTAKALGQLVANYHSLLALNLVGNPVQTNVGDDALRKAVTGLLPHLAYLNKQPVKPQRVREVATDSVARAALGAGAGGRRRASRRLSQSPGSSSTSRSRSKGRQHHASGLPTRK, encoded by the exons ATGGCCAAGATAAGCTGCTTCTCCACCCTGCTCGCCGGCAGGAGGCAGAAACGAGTG GTTGCTGGTACAGAGAAGCGGGGTGGCGGCGAGCGCCCCAGGGTGAAGCCGGTGGAGGATTCCATTCACGCTACGCCGACTGCTGCTCCTCATGTGGACAAATGCGGCGATAAGATGGAACCGCGCGACGTCAAGATTGTCTCCGATGTGGCTGCCGTGGTGGCGCATAAGGGCGGCGACACTGACGTCATGTCTCCAGCGAAGACGGACACCCGGTCTGATGACTTCGACTTCCACCCACACCAGAGGCCCGACGGCTCCGACAATCACAGCGCCGAGAAGCATGCCACCGTCACCGTACCGGACGACGCGGAGATCGCGAACGGTGGCGCCGTACCGGATGCGGTGATTGtgagcggcgaggaggaggaggctgcggcagcggcagcggaggTGGACCCGTCGGCGAAGCTGAAGCGGTCGTGTTCAAACATCGAGACCAAGCGGCCTGTGCCGAGGCACGCCACGGACATGCCAGCGCGATCGCGCTCCTACGGCGACCTCAAGGACCTACCGGGCGGCGTCTCCACGGACACCATGTCGCGCGGCGTGCCGGATGCGAGCCCCGCGTCGGTGAAGACGTCGCGTACCGCCGACCGCGTCATGCTCAAGAGGCGGTCGTCGAGCCAGGTTCTGCCATCGCGGAGCCGGAAGCTGTGGTGGCGCCTCTTCCTCTGGAGCCACCGCAACCTGCACCGGCCGTGGTCGGCGCGCCCGAGCGACGACGCCGGCGCTCCCGGCCGTCACGGCGGCGGGTACACCTCGGACACGCACGAGGAGCCGGACCGAAAGAACAAGAAGGCGATGGTCGacgagtcgccgccgccgccggtccccAACCAGTGGGTCGCATTCTGCGCGGAGAACTCCCTGAGCGACCGCGTGAGCGCGTGGGTGAGCAGCATCGACAACGAGTGCCTCCGcatctccgaggacgacgacgacgacaacgacaaAGACCAGAACATGGAGCAAGGTGACTTCGTGGCGAGCCCGCGTGCCATCGTGGCCGGGGAGCCGTCTGGGAAGGAGAACGGCAAGTCCAAACGGTGCGCGGCGGCCAATGAGGTCGCCCAGGCCAACAGCATCGTCCAGTCCCTCACCGCCTTCTCATCCGTAGCGCACATCTCCGGGATGGGACTCAAGGTCATGCCCATGATCGCGCCCTTCTCGAGCTTGCGCGCGGTCAACCTCTCCAGCAACTTCATCG TTCATATCTCCCCGGGATCGCTGCCAAAGGGACTGCACTCGCTGGATCTGTCGCGGAACAAGATAGCCAATGTGGAGGGGCTCCGGGAGCTGACCAAGCTGCGAGTGCTCAACCTCAGCTACAACCGAATTTCCCGCATCGGCCATG GGCTGTCGAACTGCACGGCGATCAGGGAGCTGTACCTGGCGGGGAACAAGATCAGCGACGTGGAGGGCCTGCACCGGCTGCTGAAGCTGGCGGTGCTGGACCTGGGCTTCAACAAGCTCACCACGGCCAAGGCGCTGGGGCAGCTGGTGGCCAACTACCACTCCCTCCTGGCTCTCAACCTGGTGGGCAACCCGGTGCAGACCAACGTCGGCGACGACGCGCTGCGCAAGGCCGTCACGGGCCTCCTCCCGCACCTAGCTTACCTCAACAAGCAGCCGGTGAAGCCGCAGCGCGTGCGGGAGGTGGCTACGGACAGCGTCGCACGAGCGGCGCTTGGCGCCGGCGCGGGGGGACGCAGGCGGGCGTCGCGGCGACTGAGCCAGAGCCCGGGATCGTCGTCCACATCAAGGAGCAGGTCAAAGGGAAGGCAGCACCACGCCTCGGGCTTGCCGACGAGGAAGTGA